The following proteins come from a genomic window of Kitasatospora sp. NBC_01246:
- a CDS encoding dienelactone hydrolase family protein: MPIETLRIPTPDGEADAFAAFPDDGERHPGVLMYADGFGIRPVLRELALELAGHGYYVLVPNVLYRHGPTPVLDLPAHIGAEARPAVFAQLMPLIEAHTAERALSDAEAYLGFLTTRPEVGDGPVAVTGYCVGGLLAVRTAAAHPGRVAAVAAFHGPVGADGPGLLSRLTAQVHLGHAEGDMTPEALAELNRALDVAGVDHTSEIYPGTLHGFTMADTDAFSPSGLERHWDRLLPLLDRTVATPVRNGRVG, encoded by the coding sequence ATGCCCATCGAGACGCTGCGGATTCCCACCCCGGACGGCGAGGCCGACGCGTTCGCCGCCTTCCCCGACGACGGCGAGCGGCACCCCGGGGTGCTGATGTACGCCGACGGCTTCGGTATCCGGCCCGTGCTGCGGGAGCTGGCCCTCGAACTGGCCGGGCACGGATACTACGTGCTGGTCCCCAACGTCCTCTACCGGCACGGCCCGACACCGGTGCTCGACCTTCCCGCGCACATCGGAGCGGAGGCCCGGCCCGCGGTCTTCGCCCAGCTGATGCCCTTGATCGAGGCGCACACCGCCGAGCGCGCCCTGAGCGACGCCGAGGCCTACCTCGGATTCCTGACCACCCGGCCCGAGGTCGGCGACGGTCCGGTCGCGGTGACCGGCTACTGCGTCGGCGGTCTCCTGGCGGTGCGCACCGCCGCGGCCCACCCCGGCCGGGTGGCCGCCGTCGCCGCGTTCCACGGCCCCGTGGGCGCCGACGGGCCCGGCCTCCTCTCCAGGCTCACCGCCCAGGTCCACCTCGGCCATGCCGAGGGCGACATGACACCCGAGGCACTCGCCGAGCTCAACCGGGCCCTGGACGTCGCGGGTGTCGACCACACCTCCGAGATCTACCCCGGCACCCTCCACGGCTTCACCATGGCCGACACCGACGCCTTCAGCCCGTCCGGGCTGGAGCGCCACTGGGACCGGCTGCTCCCACTCCTGGACCGCACCGTGGCCACGCCGGTCCGAAACGGACGGGTCGGGTGA
- a CDS encoding DJ-1/PfpI family protein: MPIDSTAPLTFGMLLFDEVEVLDMGGPFEVFSTAGRLARTADDRPLLRVVTVAAGDRPVRARGGLGILADHTLDEDPPFDVLVIPGGVTTAVEADREVIDWLARRRETSALTFSICTGAFLLAATGALDGRPATTHWEDQEELARRWPGIRVRTDVRWVDDGDIVTSAGISAGIDASLHLVGRLLGERLARRTARQMEYTWTPESTAAGAGRP, translated from the coding sequence ATGCCAATCGACAGCACCGCACCGCTCACCTTCGGAATGCTCCTCTTCGACGAGGTCGAGGTCCTCGACATGGGCGGCCCCTTCGAGGTCTTCAGCACCGCCGGCCGGCTGGCCCGCACCGCCGACGACAGGCCCCTGCTGCGCGTCGTGACGGTCGCGGCCGGCGACCGCCCGGTCCGTGCGCGCGGCGGGCTCGGGATCCTGGCGGATCACACCCTGGACGAGGATCCGCCCTTCGACGTGCTGGTGATCCCCGGCGGTGTCACCACGGCGGTCGAGGCGGACCGGGAGGTGATCGACTGGCTGGCCCGGCGCCGGGAGACCTCCGCGCTGACGTTCAGCATCTGCACCGGGGCCTTCCTGCTCGCCGCCACCGGAGCGCTGGACGGCCGCCCGGCCACGACCCACTGGGAGGACCAGGAGGAGCTGGCCCGGCGTTGGCCCGGCATCCGGGTGCGCACCGACGTCCGGTGGGTCGACGACGGCGACATCGTCACCTCCGCCGGGATCAGCGCGGGGATCGACGCCAGCCTGCACCTCGTGGGCCGGCTCCTCGGCGAACGGCTCGCCCGCCGCACCGCCCGCCAGATGGAATACACCTGGACGCCCGAGAGCACCGCCGCCGGGGCCGGGCGGCCCTGA
- a CDS encoding DJ-1/PfpI family protein — MRSHRIACLAFDGMAPFELSTVAEVFAVPRPELAVDWWYRFELCAETPGPHRVVGGFDIVVHHGLDRLRYADTVIVPGVADVRREVAPAVLDALRDAHARGARVVSICSGAFALAAAGLLDGKEATTHWRHARLLQERHPAVAVDASVLYVDHGSVVTAAGTAAGIDVCLHLVRTDHGADVAARVARRMVVAVHREGGQAQFAEHPVGRAPSDDPVDTAMRFARDNLHRRLAVEELAGLAHLSVRQFERRFVDAAGLPPGRWITRERIRAGAVLLESEDQPIEGVAARVGLTVAGFRHHFRETMGVSPAVYRRQFRR, encoded by the coding sequence ATGCGTAGCCACCGGATCGCCTGCCTGGCCTTCGACGGCATGGCTCCGTTCGAACTCTCCACGGTCGCCGAGGTGTTCGCGGTCCCCCGGCCGGAGCTGGCGGTGGACTGGTGGTACCGGTTCGAGCTGTGCGCCGAGACCCCCGGACCGCACCGGGTCGTCGGGGGCTTCGACATCGTGGTGCACCACGGGCTGGACCGCCTCCGGTACGCCGACACCGTCATCGTCCCGGGGGTCGCGGACGTGCGCCGTGAGGTCGCCCCGGCCGTGCTGGACGCGCTGCGGGACGCGCACGCGCGAGGAGCGCGCGTGGTGTCCATCTGCAGCGGCGCCTTCGCCCTGGCCGCCGCCGGCCTGCTGGACGGGAAGGAGGCGACCACGCACTGGCGGCACGCGCGGCTGCTCCAGGAACGTCATCCGGCGGTGGCGGTCGACGCGTCGGTGCTCTACGTCGACCACGGGTCGGTCGTCACCGCCGCCGGAACCGCCGCCGGCATCGACGTCTGCCTGCACCTCGTCCGCACCGACCACGGCGCCGACGTCGCCGCCCGGGTGGCCCGCCGCATGGTGGTGGCCGTACACCGCGAGGGCGGCCAGGCCCAGTTCGCGGAGCATCCGGTGGGCAGGGCGCCGTCCGACGATCCGGTCGACACCGCCATGCGGTTCGCGCGGGACAACCTGCACCGGCGCCTCGCCGTCGAGGAACTGGCCGGGCTCGCGCACCTGTCGGTCCGGCAGTTCGAACGCCGCTTCGTCGACGCGGCCGGTCTGCCGCCGGGACGCTGGATCACCCGGGAGCGGATCCGGGCCGGCGCCGTCCTGCTGGAGTCCGAGGACCAGCCGATCGAGGGGGTGGCCGCCCGGGTGGGACTGACCGTCGCGGGCTTTCGCCACCACTTCCGGGAGACGATGGGCGTCAGCCCCGCCGTGTACCGGCGCCAGTTCCGGCGCTGA
- a CDS encoding FHA domain-containing protein, whose protein sequence is MAEREFALTAPQLLIETDSDSQVMSPGHSYAVGRDPTSDVVLTDPRVSWHHAVLHVDDGHWMLDDAGSTNGTFCQGHRVRHLDVGPGYILRFGNASDGPCCTLSALHKPTVVRDPQPSALTAITGLDRPPTSVRRLPAKVIRIGRAPDNDLVLGDLSVSRHHAELRAHSDGRYEIADLDSHNGTYLNGLPIRQALVGPADIVGIGHSAFCLVGDQLQEFVDTGDIDLDVEGLTVEVGDGRVLLDKVSFPVGQHCLLAVAGPSGAGKSTLLNALTGLRPADRGTVRYDGRDLYHDYAELRHRIGLVPQDDILHTQLTVRRALGYAGELRFPGDTAPAERSARVEEVITELGLTKRADQVISTLSGGQRKRVSVALELLTKPSLLFLDEPTSGLDPGMDRSVMQMLRGLADDGHTIVVVTHSVLSLDLCDRLLLLAPGGRLAWYGPPGETLDHFGFKHWSEAFEAFENETDRDWAGQYRASPPYKRYIAGATARPPQSGQLGQAGQPGGAAPAAAVVQPLPKPKPRGWSKQVSTLVRRYATALSADRTFLAVMIALPFVMGALTRALAGSRLDDSTALNTLLILCVSGVLIGAANAVRELVKERSIYQRERAVGLSRSAYLCSKIVVLGTITVVQSVVLTMVALAGVQLGPPGTEGVLLPPLLEITLAVALLSVTAMMLGLVISALVKKEEVTMPLLVLVAIVQVVFCGALLQLNGAPVLNQLSWLVPSRWAFAAMAATLDLGAAFPATFSDDPLFTHSVGTLLLDLGMMVVLSVLCGVLVSRLLRRHEPAIMRG, encoded by the coding sequence ATGGCAGAGCGAGAATTCGCGCTCACCGCGCCGCAGCTCCTCATCGAGACCGACAGTGACTCGCAGGTGATGAGCCCGGGGCACAGCTACGCCGTCGGGCGTGACCCCACCAGCGACGTCGTGCTCACCGACCCAAGGGTGTCCTGGCACCACGCCGTCCTGCACGTCGACGACGGCCACTGGATGCTCGACGACGCCGGCTCCACCAACGGCACCTTCTGCCAGGGCCACCGCGTCCGGCACCTGGACGTCGGCCCCGGGTACATCCTGCGGTTCGGCAACGCCTCCGACGGCCCCTGTTGCACCCTGAGCGCCCTGCACAAGCCGACCGTGGTCAGGGACCCGCAACCCTCCGCGCTGACCGCCATCACCGGCCTGGACCGGCCGCCGACCAGCGTCCGCCGGCTGCCCGCCAAGGTGATCCGGATCGGCCGGGCGCCCGACAACGACCTGGTGCTCGGTGACCTGTCCGTCTCCCGGCACCACGCCGAACTGCGCGCCCATTCCGACGGCCGGTACGAGATCGCCGACCTGGACAGCCACAACGGCACCTACCTCAACGGCCTGCCGATCCGGCAGGCCCTGGTCGGCCCCGCCGACATCGTCGGCATCGGCCACTCCGCCTTCTGCCTGGTCGGCGACCAGTTGCAGGAGTTCGTCGACACCGGCGACATCGACCTCGACGTCGAAGGCCTCACCGTCGAGGTGGGCGACGGCCGCGTCCTGCTCGACAAGGTCTCCTTCCCGGTCGGCCAGCACTGCCTGCTCGCCGTCGCCGGTCCGAGCGGCGCCGGCAAGTCCACCCTGCTCAACGCTCTCACCGGCCTGCGTCCCGCCGACCGCGGCACCGTGCGCTACGACGGCCGCGACCTGTACCACGACTACGCGGAACTGCGGCACCGCATCGGCCTCGTGCCGCAGGACGACATCCTGCACACCCAGCTGACCGTCCGCCGGGCCCTCGGCTACGCCGGTGAGCTGCGCTTCCCCGGCGACACCGCCCCCGCCGAACGCTCCGCCCGGGTCGAGGAGGTGATCACCGAACTCGGTCTGACCAAACGCGCCGACCAGGTGATCTCCACCCTCTCCGGCGGCCAGCGCAAACGGGTCAGCGTCGCCCTCGAACTGCTCACCAAGCCGTCCCTGCTCTTCCTCGACGAGCCCACCAGCGGCCTCGACCCGGGCATGGACCGTTCGGTGATGCAGATGCTGCGCGGCCTGGCCGACGACGGGCACACCATCGTCGTGGTCACCCACAGCGTGCTCAGCCTCGACCTGTGCGACCGCCTGCTGCTGCTTGCCCCCGGCGGGCGCCTCGCCTGGTACGGGCCGCCCGGCGAGACCCTCGACCACTTCGGGTTCAAGCACTGGTCCGAGGCCTTCGAGGCGTTCGAGAACGAGACCGACCGCGACTGGGCGGGCCAGTACCGCGCCTCGCCGCCGTACAAGCGCTACATCGCGGGCGCGACCGCACGGCCGCCCCAATCCGGGCAGCTCGGACAGGCCGGGCAGCCCGGCGGCGCCGCCCCGGCGGCCGCCGTGGTGCAGCCCCTGCCCAAGCCCAAGCCGCGCGGCTGGAGCAAGCAGGTCTCCACCCTGGTACGGCGGTACGCCACCGCGCTCTCCGCCGACCGCACCTTCCTCGCCGTCATGATCGCTCTGCCGTTCGTCATGGGCGCCCTGACCCGGGCCCTGGCCGGCAGCCGCCTCGACGACTCCACCGCCCTCAACACCCTGCTCATCCTCTGCGTCAGCGGCGTACTGATCGGCGCCGCCAACGCGGTGCGCGAACTGGTCAAGGAACGCAGTATCTACCAACGCGAGAGAGCCGTCGGCCTGTCCAGATCCGCGTACCTCTGCTCGAAGATCGTGGTGCTCGGAACCATCACCGTCGTCCAGTCGGTGGTCCTCACCATGGTCGCCCTGGCGGGGGTGCAGCTCGGACCACCGGGCACCGAGGGCGTCCTGCTGCCCCCGCTGCTCGAAATCACCCTCGCCGTCGCCCTGCTCTCGGTGACCGCGATGATGCTGGGCCTGGTGATCTCGGCGCTGGTGAAGAAGGAGGAGGTGACCATGCCGCTGCTGGTGCTAGTCGCCATCGTCCAGGTCGTCTTCTGCGGCGCACTGCTCCAGCTGAACGGCGCGCCGGTGCTCAATCAGCTCTCCTGGCTGGTCCCCTCCCGCTGGGCCTTCGCCGCGATGGCCGCCACCCTCGACCTCGGCGCGGCCTTCCCGGCCACCTTCAGCGACGACCCGCTCTTCACCCACTCCGTCGGCACCCTGCTGCTCGACCTGGGCATGATGGTCGTCCTCTCGGTGCTCTGCGGGGTGCTGGTCAGCCGACTGCTGCGCCGCCACGAGCCCGCCATCATGCGCGGGTAG
- a CDS encoding alpha/beta fold hydrolase yields the protein MDIRRRNNVRFAGPADGPVVVLAHGFGCDQNMWRLIVPALAERYRVVLFDYVGSGGSDLSTWSEERYSSLRGYAQDVVEVCEELDLHDAVFVGHSVSAMVGVLAAEAAPQRIGALVMVAPSPCYIDGEDYRGGFSTEDIEELLTSLESNYLGWSSAMAPVIMGNPERPELGQELTNSFCATDPDIARVFARTTFLTDSRGDLASVRVPTLVLECSQDVIAPREVGAYVRSAIPSSRLVTLDATGHCPQLSAPEATAEAILAFLEERR from the coding sequence ATGGACATTCGCCGCAGGAACAACGTGAGATTCGCCGGCCCCGCCGACGGGCCGGTGGTCGTGCTGGCGCACGGGTTCGGCTGCGACCAGAACATGTGGCGCCTGATCGTGCCGGCCCTGGCAGAGCGGTACCGGGTGGTGCTGTTCGACTACGTCGGTTCCGGTGGGTCCGACCTCTCGACCTGGAGCGAGGAGCGGTACTCCTCGCTCCGGGGCTACGCGCAGGACGTGGTGGAGGTGTGCGAGGAGCTGGACCTGCACGACGCGGTCTTCGTCGGGCACTCGGTCAGCGCGATGGTGGGGGTCCTGGCCGCCGAGGCGGCGCCGCAGCGGATCGGCGCGCTGGTGATGGTGGCCCCCTCACCGTGCTACATCGACGGGGAGGACTACCGGGGCGGCTTCAGCACGGAGGACATCGAGGAACTGCTGACCTCCCTGGAGTCGAACTACCTGGGCTGGTCCTCCGCCATGGCACCGGTGATCATGGGAAACCCGGAGCGGCCGGAGCTGGGGCAGGAGCTGACGAACAGCTTCTGCGCCACGGACCCGGACATCGCCCGGGTCTTCGCCCGGACCACCTTCCTCACCGACAGCCGCGGGGACCTCGCGAGCGTCCGGGTGCCGACCCTGGTCCTGGAGTGCTCCCAGGACGTGATCGCCCCACGCGAGGTCGGCGCGTACGTGCGGTCCGCGATCCCCTCCTCGCGCCTGGTCACCCTGGACGCCACCGGACACTGCCCGCAGCTGAGCGCGCCCGAGGCCACCGCCGAAGCGATCCTGGCCTTCCTGGAGGAGCGCCGGTGA
- a CDS encoding PP2C family protein-serine/threonine phosphatase yields MTRPGDGPERAGAGDQAATTAAFSALLEDSAEDLYESAPCGYLSTLMDGTIAKINTTLLDWLGLERAEVVGRMRFADLLTVGGKLYHETHFAPLLQMQGELHGIALEMRTAARGRLPVLVSSVVKRGTSGKPLLIRSTVFDASDRRAYEAELLHRRQDAERARAEAERAQAEAERARAEAERAGAEAERARAQAEAALRQAEADRQRLAEALTVLQKSLVPSSLPAVPGLEAAAYYHTASPDRLGGDFYDLFPLDDGRWAFFLGDVCGKGPQAASLTSLTRYTLRAAALHDPEPAMALTTLNAVLHEHYAAAGDPRYCTAVFGVVEPADDDGRVGVRIASGGHPPALVLRADGSTEYLPTPGGLLIGILPDAPFTTARTTLAPGETILLYTDGLTEARTGPTRESLFGDDALLAFAADHAPAPPDETISALTALLKSFGDGLDDDTALLALGVPATASPIRPTTNPRR; encoded by the coding sequence ATGACCCGCCCCGGTGACGGACCGGAGCGGGCGGGAGCCGGCGATCAGGCCGCGACGACGGCCGCGTTCAGCGCTCTCCTGGAGGACAGCGCCGAGGACCTGTACGAGTCCGCGCCCTGCGGCTACCTGTCGACGCTGATGGACGGCACCATCGCCAAGATCAACACCACCCTGCTCGACTGGCTCGGCCTCGAACGCGCGGAGGTGGTGGGCCGGATGCGCTTCGCCGACCTCCTGACCGTCGGCGGAAAGCTGTACCACGAGACGCACTTCGCGCCGCTGCTGCAGATGCAGGGCGAACTGCACGGCATCGCGCTGGAGATGAGGACCGCGGCCAGGGGCCGCCTGCCGGTGCTGGTGTCCTCCGTGGTCAAGCGCGGCACCAGCGGGAAGCCGCTGCTGATCCGCAGCACCGTCTTCGACGCGTCCGACCGCCGCGCCTACGAGGCCGAACTCCTGCACCGCCGCCAGGACGCCGAGCGGGCCCGCGCCGAGGCGGAGCGGGCCCAGGCGGAGGCGGAGCGGGCCCGGGCGGAGGCCGAGCGGGCCGGCGCCGAGGCCGAGCGCGCACGGGCGCAGGCCGAAGCCGCCCTGCGGCAGGCCGAGGCCGACCGGCAGCGGTTGGCCGAGGCCCTCACCGTCCTGCAGAAGTCCCTCGTCCCCTCGTCACTGCCCGCCGTACCGGGGCTGGAGGCCGCCGCCTACTACCACACCGCCTCCCCCGACCGGCTCGGCGGCGACTTCTACGACCTGTTCCCCCTCGACGACGGCCGCTGGGCGTTCTTCCTCGGTGACGTGTGCGGCAAGGGGCCCCAGGCAGCCTCCCTCACCTCGCTCACCCGCTACACCCTGCGCGCCGCGGCCCTGCACGACCCCGAACCCGCCATGGCACTGACCACCCTCAACGCCGTCCTGCACGAGCACTATGCCGCCGCGGGCGACCCGCGCTACTGCACCGCCGTCTTCGGCGTCGTCGAACCCGCCGACGACGACGGCCGCGTCGGCGTGCGCATCGCCTCCGGCGGCCACCCCCCTGCCCTCGTCCTGCGCGCCGACGGCAGCACCGAGTACCTTCCCACCCCGGGCGGCCTGCTCATCGGTATCCTGCCCGACGCCCCGTTCACCACCGCCCGCACCACCCTGGCGCCCGGCGAGACGATCCTCCTCTACACCGACGGCCTCACCGAGGCCCGCACCGGCCCGACCCGGGAAAGCCTCTTCGGCGACGACGCCCTGCTCGCGTTCGCCGCCGACCACGCCCCCGCCCCACCCGACGAGACGATCAGCGCCCTCACCGCACTGCTGAAGAGCTTCGGCGACGGCCTGGACGACGACACCGCTCTGCTCGCCCTCGGCGTCCCCGCCACCGCCTCCCCCATCCGCCCGACGACGAACCCACGGCGATGA
- a CDS encoding STAS domain-containing protein: MNPLNITHRDAPTGPALQVVGDLDYEHAPTLRARVEYLALRPGQCLVIDLSGVEFCDSSGITALLAARRHTQAAGAELTLTAVPENTLRILAITGLTQIFTIV; the protein is encoded by the coding sequence ATGAACCCACTGAACATCACCCACCGCGACGCGCCCACCGGCCCCGCTCTGCAGGTCGTCGGCGACCTCGACTACGAACACGCTCCCACCCTGCGCGCACGCGTGGAGTACCTCGCGCTGCGCCCCGGCCAGTGCCTGGTCATCGACCTGTCCGGCGTGGAGTTCTGCGACTCCAGCGGCATCACCGCCCTCCTCGCCGCCCGCCGCCACACCCAGGCCGCCGGTGCCGAGCTGACCCTGACCGCGGTGCCCGAGAACACCCTGCGCATCCTCGCGATCACGGGCCTCACCCAGATCTTCACCATCGTGTGA
- a CDS encoding helix-turn-helix domain-containing protein encodes MAEGLGEMGERDELARLLGELKSRSGLSYGALAKRLHLSTSTLHRYCTGDVVPTEFAPLDLLARLCRATPEELVELYRLWVIVHAARGSRTSPGSGPADPAGTRTEAAASAAPVISVTPEAPDPAGAAEVGPVVADRVGPDPVPGAAQRLRRVRRRGILAAVTVTAVLAAVGAVATGLESSAGSPAPGADDSPSASAPVSAPVSASAPVSASAPASPSAGAGPGSPGPTGGADTSPPFTVSVRPSGWDTACDQYVVDRPPSEVPRPPELPDVAGWVSQVGAVPGHYQSIEVVVQGTGKDTVVLSKLNVRVVRIGPPLAWNAYSMGEGCGGGVDVHSYDLDLDAAHPRAVVTEGSTGLPVKVSENDPEVIEVSAETTSHEVSWYLELEWSSGDRKGTVPVDLGHGTPFRTSAVKGRPLFVYPIGGHAWEPSPFQQ; translated from the coding sequence GTGGCGGAGGGGTTGGGGGAGATGGGGGAGCGGGACGAGCTCGCCCGGCTGCTCGGGGAGCTGAAGAGCCGCTCGGGGCTCAGCTACGGGGCGCTGGCGAAGAGGCTGCATCTGAGCACCTCGACGCTCCACCGTTACTGCACCGGCGACGTGGTACCGACGGAGTTCGCCCCGCTGGACCTCCTCGCGCGGCTGTGCAGGGCGACGCCGGAGGAACTGGTCGAGCTGTACCGACTGTGGGTCATCGTCCACGCGGCGCGGGGGAGCAGGACGTCACCGGGGTCCGGACCGGCCGATCCGGCGGGGACTCGGACGGAAGCGGCGGCCTCGGCCGCTCCGGTGATCTCGGTGACGCCGGAGGCTCCGGACCCGGCAGGTGCCGCCGAGGTGGGGCCGGTGGTCGCCGACCGCGTCGGACCGGACCCGGTTCCCGGGGCCGCGCAGCGGCTCAGGCGGGTCCGCCGGCGGGGAATCCTGGCCGCGGTGACGGTCACCGCGGTGCTGGCCGCCGTCGGGGCCGTCGCCACGGGGCTGGAGTCGTCCGCGGGCTCCCCGGCCCCGGGCGCTGACGACTCGCCGTCCGCCTCCGCCCCGGTCTCCGCCCCGGTCTCCGCCTCCGCCCCGGTCTCCGCCTCCGCCCCTGCCTCCCCGTCCGCCGGAGCGGGTCCGGGCTCGCCGGGGCCGACCGGCGGGGCGGATACGAGCCCCCCGTTCACGGTCTCGGTCCGGCCGTCCGGCTGGGACACCGCCTGCGACCAGTACGTGGTGGACCGCCCGCCGTCCGAGGTCCCCCGCCCGCCCGAGCTGCCGGACGTGGCGGGCTGGGTCTCCCAGGTCGGCGCGGTTCCCGGTCACTACCAGTCGATCGAGGTCGTCGTGCAGGGCACCGGCAAGGACACCGTGGTGCTCTCGAAGCTCAACGTCCGGGTCGTCCGGATCGGGCCTCCCCTCGCCTGGAACGCCTACTCCATGGGCGAGGGCTGCGGCGGCGGAGTCGACGTCCACTCCTACGACCTCGATCTGGACGCGGCCCACCCGCGGGCGGTGGTGACCGAGGGCAGCACCGGTCTGCCGGTCAAGGTGAGCGAGAACGACCCGGAGGTCATCGAGGTCTCCGCCGAGACCACCTCGCACGAGGTGAGCTGGTACCTCGAACTGGAGTGGTCGAGCGGCGACCGGAAGGGGACGGTCCCGGTCGACCTGGGCCACGGCACGCCGTTTCGCACCAGCGCGGTGAAGGGCCGGCCGCTGTTCGTCTACCCGATCGGCGGGCACGCCTGGGAGCCGAGTCCGTTCCAGCAGTGA
- a CDS encoding L,D-transpeptidase, translated as MSTVQAPRTAIRPGDRFNRGAVALTMGGILLLTAACGDDGGKGDEAPRAAGTAAADGPAATATALPKTSAAVLDVAPKDGARGVAPDALQVSVSHGRLTNVDVTDKNGKPVPGSISADGTGWKPAAALAPGTAYTVNAQALDADGLAAASTSTFTTRTPDKQVSTNDNIADGQTYGVGMIVKVEFSKKITNKDAVAKGITFETDNGTEVKGHWFGDDRLDFRPADYWKPGTKVTIHYRLKSVEVSPGVYGDVDKDEPFTVGRSQVSTADSAAHTLTTVRDGRSTTVPATLGDDKHPSWGGTMVIMSKEKVTHMNSRTVGLGDEYDIPAAPHAMRLTSSGTYLHGNYWYKGDPFGKANTSHGCVSLKDVEGGSDTSVAGAFFNNSLIGDVVTVVNTKEKTVAPDNGLGGWNLPWANW; from the coding sequence GTGAGCACTGTTCAGGCACCCCGGACCGCGATACGCCCCGGCGACCGTTTCAACCGCGGCGCGGTGGCGCTGACGATGGGCGGCATCCTGCTGCTGACCGCGGCCTGCGGCGACGACGGGGGCAAGGGCGACGAGGCCCCCCGGGCAGCGGGCACCGCCGCCGCCGACGGGCCGGCGGCCACGGCCACGGCCCTGCCCAAGACCTCGGCCGCCGTGCTGGACGTCGCGCCGAAGGACGGCGCCCGGGGCGTCGCACCGGACGCGCTCCAGGTGTCCGTCTCCCACGGCAGGCTCACCAACGTCGACGTGACCGACAAGAACGGCAAGCCCGTCCCCGGCTCGATCAGTGCGGACGGCACCGGCTGGAAGCCCGCCGCCGCACTCGCCCCCGGCACCGCGTACACGGTGAACGCCCAGGCGCTGGACGCCGACGGCCTCGCGGCCGCCTCCACGAGCACCTTCACCACCCGCACGCCCGACAAGCAGGTCTCCACCAACGACAACATCGCCGACGGCCAGACCTACGGCGTGGGCATGATCGTCAAGGTGGAGTTCAGCAAGAAGATCACGAACAAGGACGCCGTCGCCAAGGGCATCACCTTCGAGACCGACAACGGCACCGAGGTGAAGGGGCACTGGTTCGGCGACGACCGGCTGGACTTCCGCCCCGCCGACTACTGGAAGCCCGGTACCAAGGTGACGATCCACTACCGGCTGAAGAGCGTCGAGGTCTCGCCCGGCGTCTACGGCGACGTGGACAAGGACGAACCGTTCACCGTCGGCCGCTCCCAGGTCTCCACGGCCGACTCGGCCGCCCACACATTGACGACCGTCCGGGACGGCAGGAGCACCACCGTGCCCGCCACGCTCGGCGACGACAAGCACCCCTCGTGGGGCGGCACCATGGTGATCATGTCCAAGGAGAAGGTCACCCACATGAACTCCCGGACGGTCGGCCTCGGCGACGAGTACGACATCCCCGCCGCCCCGCACGCGATGCGGCTCACCAGCAGCGGCACCTACCTCCACGGCAACTACTGGTACAAGGGCGACCCGTTCGGCAAGGCGAACACCAGCCACGGCTGCGTCTCGCTCAAGGACGTGGAGGGCGGCAGCGACACCTCCGTCGCGGGGGCGTTCTTCAACAACTCCCTGATCGGCGACGTGGTCACGGTCGTGAACACCAAGGAGAAGACCGTGGCGCCCGACAACGGACTGGGCGGCTGGAACCTCCCCTGGGCGAACTGGTAA